In Desulfuromonadales bacterium, the following are encoded in one genomic region:
- the sppA gene encoding signal peptide peptidase SppA — MTKRPFLMALLLLGAVFVFFVALVFAISSIMGRADSLPIGKKVGVIEVTGVIAVSKDIIDQLIDFRDDDTVKAIVLRVDSPGGGVGPSQEIYEEVRKTIDVKPVVVSIGSVAASGGYYIAVPARRILANPGSITGSIGVIMEFTNFQELLQKIGLRSDVVKSGEHKDIGSPIRPMTESDRKILQTMIDDVHSQFIDAVAEGRKIDPAIVRTLADGRIFTGRQAMAAGLVDELGNLQDAIDVAAELAGIEGQPKVVYPPEEKSGILDYLVQETISQLRHGLQGQGSPGLRYIWSGID, encoded by the coding sequence ATGACAAAAAGACCTTTTCTGATGGCCCTGCTGCTTCTCGGCGCCGTCTTTGTATTCTTCGTTGCGCTGGTCTTTGCCATCAGCAGTATCATGGGTCGTGCTGACAGCTTGCCGATCGGCAAGAAAGTCGGCGTGATCGAAGTGACTGGCGTTATTGCCGTATCGAAGGATATCATCGACCAGTTGATCGATTTTCGCGACGATGATACCGTCAAGGCCATCGTCCTGCGGGTTGACTCTCCTGGCGGCGGCGTCGGACCATCCCAGGAAATCTACGAGGAGGTCCGCAAAACGATCGATGTTAAGCCCGTCGTCGTTTCCATTGGGTCGGTTGCCGCCTCCGGGGGATATTACATCGCCGTGCCTGCCCGGCGGATTCTCGCTAATCCCGGATCGATTACCGGCAGCATCGGGGTCATTATGGAGTTCACCAATTTTCAGGAACTCCTGCAAAAGATCGGCCTGCGCAGCGACGTAGTCAAGAGCGGGGAACACAAGGACATCGGTTCGCCGATTCGTCCGATGACCGAGTCGGACCGAAAAATACTACAGACAATGATCGATGACGTCCATTCGCAGTTTATCGATGCTGTAGCCGAGGGTCGTAAAATAGACCCGGCTATCGTTCGCACTCTTGCCGACGGTCGCATTTTTACGGGGCGTCAGGCCATGGCGGCCGGGTTGGTAGATGAACTGGGCAACCTGCAGGACGCCATCGATGTGGCGGCAGAACTCGCCGGCATCGAGGGGCAGCCCAAGGTGGTCTACCCGCCCGAGGAAAAATCGGGGATTCTGGATTATCTGGTCCAGGAAACTATTAGCCAGTTGCGGCACGGCCTGCAGGGTCAGGGCTCGCCGGGCCTGCGTTATATTTGGTCGGGAATTGACTAG